Proteins from one Prosthecobacter sp. genomic window:
- a CDS encoding DUF2490 domain-containing protein — protein MKRALFILLALVGGASAADHTESNSNLWLNYVGDHPLFGSKWGLHLESQIRRADFGENWQQLLLRPGINYTISPTLTVSAGYAWVETHPYGDIPVAHEFPEHRLWEQAVITHKVLGLDWTHRFRLEQRRIGEVVLQNGGWDVQNWRYENRIRYMLRTTIPLSDDKKWYLALWDELFFNFGSNVSMNYLDQNRAFIGLGRQLSDTTKLEIGFMEQTVQRRGGIVWENNHTITVWLMSKRPFGKS, from the coding sequence ATGAAACGCGCCCTGTTCATCCTTCTCGCCCTCGTCGGCGGCGCATCTGCCGCCGACCACACCGAATCCAACAGCAATCTCTGGCTCAACTATGTCGGCGATCATCCGCTGTTTGGCAGCAAGTGGGGCCTGCACCTCGAATCGCAGATCCGCCGCGCTGATTTCGGCGAGAACTGGCAGCAGCTCCTCCTGCGCCCCGGCATCAACTACACCATCAGTCCGACGCTGACCGTCAGCGCCGGCTACGCCTGGGTCGAAACTCATCCGTATGGCGACATCCCCGTCGCACATGAGTTTCCCGAGCATCGCCTCTGGGAGCAGGCCGTGATCACGCACAAGGTGCTCGGCCTCGACTGGACGCACCGTTTCCGTCTCGAACAACGCCGCATCGGCGAAGTGGTGCTGCAGAACGGCGGATGGGACGTGCAAAACTGGCGCTATGAAAATCGCATCCGCTATATGCTGCGCACCACTATTCCGCTCAGCGACGACAAAAAATGGTATCTCGCCCTGTGGGACGAGCTCTTCTTCAACTTCGGCAGCAACGTCTCCATGAACTACCTCGACCAAAACCGCGCATTTATCGGCCTCGGCCGCCAGTTGAGCGACACCACGAAGCTGGAGATCGGCTTCATGGAACAGACGGTGCAACGCCGTGGCGGCATCGTTTGGGAAAACAATCACACCATCACGGTGTGGCTGATGTCGAAGCGGCCATTTGGGAAGTCCTGA
- a CDS encoding response regulator transcription factor, whose amino-acid sequence MATKQTRILLADDHAVVRNGFRMILAAQWDMEVVGEASNGREAVEMASKLTPDVVVMDVTMPELNGIEAARQISKALPKTRILALSMQKDSVYVREMLRAGAKGYLLKDCDEKDLLDAVRAVAVGKGWLSPEVSDAVLDDYRKHVTNPIDLLSPREREVLQMIAESKTNKEIATALSLSVYTVEAHRGRIMEKLNLHSIGELVRFAVRNGLID is encoded by the coding sequence ATGGCAACCAAACAGACGCGCATTCTTCTGGCCGATGATCACGCCGTCGTACGCAACGGCTTCCGCATGATCCTGGCCGCGCAGTGGGACATGGAGGTCGTGGGCGAGGCCTCCAATGGCCGGGAGGCTGTCGAGATGGCCTCAAAGCTCACGCCCGATGTCGTGGTGATGGATGTGACGATGCCGGAGCTCAATGGCATCGAGGCCGCGCGGCAGATTTCCAAGGCGCTGCCGAAAACCCGCATCCTGGCGCTGTCGATGCAGAAGGACTCCGTCTATGTGCGCGAGATGCTGCGGGCCGGTGCCAAGGGCTATCTGCTCAAAGACTGCGATGAAAAAGATCTGCTGGATGCCGTGCGTGCCGTGGCGGTCGGGAAAGGCTGGCTCAGCCCCGAAGTGAGCGATGCCGTGCTCGACGACTACCGCAAACACGTCACGAACCCGATCGATCTGCTCTCTCCACGCGAGCGCGAGGTGCTGCAAATGATCGCGGAGAGCAAGACGAACAAGGAGATCGCCACCGCGCTGAGTCTGAGCGTTTACACCGTCGAGGCGCATCGAGGCCGCATCATGGAGAAGCTGAATCTGCACTCGATCGGTGAACTGGTGCGCTTCGCGGTCCGCAATGGCCTGATTGACTGA
- a CDS encoding TonB-dependent receptor: MPFRHPFPISLGILVLPFCLQAQTPEPPGQPTELKEIIIEGKAESLIGVATSASKGQTSAKELLERPFSRRGELLESIPGFIATQHSGDGKANQYFLRGTNLDHGTDFLMYVDGMPVNFRNHAHGQGYADVNFIIPELVGELEYWKGNYFAQHGDLSSTGAARFKLLDELPQGILTSTWGEYEFSRTLIADTIQAGTGKLTVALEHQFYNGPWALNSDATRWNGLLRWHWEDGTDRINITAMGYQGDWTSTDQIPQRAIDAGMIDRFGFIDPTNGGNSRRYSLAFDWTREEGRTTTRANAYVGYYDLDLFSNFTYFMDNAAPVGDQFEQQDQRWFIGGELARDWRFDALGHEQRFTLGVQLRGEWMNGLGLYNTMNRDRFNVVRKDDIFQATYGLYSELEFKPTGWLRIIPGVRADLIHFDVQHSTLPENTGTLSKGMVSPKLSVVFGPWADTEFYVNGGLGFHSNDARGVNIVTDPSTGGPADRVDPMVRTYGAEFGIRNESIPKMVNTLSFWLMRSDSELLYVGDAGNTEPGPASQRYGVELASYWRPTDWATVDLEATWTDAHLRTANPSSEEIPGSIPYTVNAGITLGGPEGFFGSLRGRYFGPRPLHETSDVQARESFQVNARVGYRRKNWEVAVDCLNLINRADNDIEYLYESQLPGELAPVTDRHIHPIEPRMFRVSVTWRF, translated from the coding sequence ATGCCGTTCCGCCATCCCTTCCCCATCTCCCTCGGCATCCTTGTGCTGCCGTTCTGTCTTCAGGCGCAAACACCAGAACCACCAGGCCAGCCCACCGAGCTGAAGGAAATCATCATCGAAGGCAAGGCCGAGAGTTTGATCGGCGTCGCCACCTCGGCCTCGAAAGGCCAGACGAGTGCCAAGGAGCTGCTCGAAAGGCCGTTTTCGCGCCGCGGGGAGCTGCTGGAGAGCATTCCCGGCTTCATCGCCACGCAGCACAGCGGAGATGGCAAGGCGAACCAGTATTTCCTGCGCGGCACGAACCTCGACCACGGCACCGACTTCCTGATGTATGTCGATGGCATGCCGGTGAACTTCCGCAACCACGCGCACGGCCAGGGCTATGCGGATGTGAATTTCATCATCCCGGAACTGGTGGGCGAGCTGGAATACTGGAAGGGCAATTACTTTGCCCAGCATGGCGATCTCAGTTCCACCGGCGCCGCGCGCTTCAAGCTGCTGGATGAGCTGCCGCAGGGCATCCTGACATCCACTTGGGGCGAGTATGAGTTCTCACGCACGCTGATCGCGGACACGATCCAGGCCGGTACTGGAAAACTCACGGTGGCGCTGGAGCACCAGTTCTACAACGGCCCGTGGGCGCTGAATTCGGACGCCACGCGCTGGAACGGCTTGCTACGCTGGCACTGGGAGGACGGCACGGACAGGATCAACATCACCGCCATGGGCTACCAAGGCGACTGGACCTCCACCGACCAGATTCCGCAGCGTGCGATTGACGCCGGCATGATCGACCGCTTCGGCTTCATCGACCCAACGAACGGCGGCAACTCGCGGCGCTACAGCCTGGCGTTCGACTGGACGCGTGAAGAAGGCCGCACCACCACGCGGGCAAACGCGTACGTGGGCTACTATGATCTCGACCTGTTCTCGAACTTCACCTACTTCATGGACAACGCCGCCCCTGTTGGCGACCAGTTCGAGCAACAGGACCAGCGCTGGTTCATCGGCGGTGAACTGGCCCGCGACTGGCGCTTTGACGCGCTGGGCCATGAGCAGCGTTTCACGCTCGGCGTGCAGTTGCGTGGCGAATGGATGAACGGACTCGGTCTGTACAACACCATGAATCGCGACCGCTTCAACGTGGTGCGCAAGGATGACATCTTCCAGGCGACCTACGGTTTGTACTCCGAGCTGGAGTTCAAACCCACCGGCTGGCTGCGCATCATTCCAGGCGTGCGCGCGGATTTGATCCACTTCGATGTGCAGCACAGCACGCTGCCGGAAAACACCGGCACGCTTTCCAAAGGCATGGTCAGCCCGAAGCTCAGCGTCGTGTTCGGGCCGTGGGCGGACACGGAGTTCTATGTCAACGGCGGACTCGGCTTTCACAGCAACGATGCACGCGGGGTGAACATCGTCACCGATCCCTCCACGGGCGGCCCGGCCGATCGCGTGGATCCGATGGTGCGCACTTACGGCGCTGAATTTGGCATTCGTAATGAATCCATTCCGAAGATGGTGAACACGCTCTCGTTCTGGCTGATGCGCAGCGATTCAGAGCTGCTCTATGTCGGCGATGCTGGAAACACCGAACCCGGACCGGCATCCCAACGCTACGGTGTGGAACTGGCCAGCTACTGGCGGCCCACCGACTGGGCTACGGTGGATCTCGAGGCCACCTGGACGGACGCGCATCTGCGCACCGCCAATCCTTCCAGCGAGGAGATTCCCGGCTCCATCCCCTACACCGTCAATGCGGGCATCACGCTTGGCGGACCCGAAGGCTTCTTCGGCTCGCTGCGCGGCCGCTACTTCGGCCCACGCCCGCTGCATGAAACGAGCGATGTGCAGGCGCGCGAATCTTTTCAAGTGAACGCCCGCGTCGGCTACCGCCGCAAGAACTGGGAAGTCGCGGTGGACTGCCTCAATCTGATCAACCGTGCCGACAATGACATCGAATACCTTTACGAAAGCCAGCTTCCTGGCGAATTGGCTCCGGTGACAGACCGCCACATCCACCCCATCGAGCCACGCATGTTCCGCGTGTCGGTGACGTGGCGGTTTTAA
- a CDS encoding SPFH domain-containing protein has translation MIPAAIILVVLILLSATIIKQGSVGVVTRFGKYQRLMSPGINFKVPLFEGVFRKVSVQNQSIELEFEAISLDQANVNFKSLIVFAAQDSSEETIKKIAFRFIDEKSFMQTLVRSVESSIRAFVANKKQTEILVLRAEIIGAVTDHLEESLNSWGYHLLGLQINDISFDEAIMRSMSQVVSSNNMKLAAENEAQAQYLIKTRAAEAEARAIRVKAEAEKEASELKGAGNARFREQVAEGLANAGKTMQAGDVPPGFMLFTMWIDGMKYISEHGKGNVMFFDGSNEGMERTIKQMQALKTLDKRSLEAAAH, from the coding sequence ATGATACCCGCCGCCATCATCCTCGTCGTTCTCATTCTCCTGAGCGCCACCATCATCAAACAGGGCTCCGTCGGAGTCGTCACCCGCTTCGGCAAATACCAGCGACTCATGTCGCCCGGAATCAATTTCAAAGTACCACTGTTTGAAGGCGTGTTCCGCAAAGTCTCCGTGCAGAACCAGTCCATTGAACTCGAATTCGAGGCCATCTCGCTCGACCAGGCCAATGTGAACTTCAAATCCCTCATCGTCTTTGCCGCGCAAGACTCGTCCGAGGAAACGATCAAGAAAATCGCCTTCCGCTTCATTGACGAGAAGAGCTTCATGCAAACCCTCGTCCGCAGTGTCGAAAGCTCCATCCGTGCCTTTGTCGCCAACAAAAAGCAGACCGAGATCCTCGTCCTGCGCGCTGAAATCATCGGCGCCGTCACCGATCACCTCGAAGAATCGCTCAACAGTTGGGGCTACCATCTCCTCGGCCTCCAGATCAACGACATCTCCTTCGATGAAGCCATCATGCGCTCCATGTCGCAGGTCGTTTCCAGCAACAACATGAAGCTGGCCGCCGAGAACGAAGCCCAGGCTCAATACCTCATCAAAACCCGCGCTGCCGAGGCCGAAGCCCGCGCCATCCGCGTCAAAGCCGAGGCCGAGAAGGAAGCCTCCGAACTCAAAGGTGCCGGCAATGCCCGCTTCCGCGAGCAGGTCGCTGAAGGTCTCGCCAACGCCGGAAAAACCATGCAGGCCGGCGATGTGCCTCCCGGCTTCATGCTCTTCACCATGTGGATCGACGGCATGAAATACATCTCCGAGCACGGCAAAGGCAACGTCATGTTCTTCGACGGCTCCAACGAAGGCATGGAACGCACCATCAAGCAGATGCAGGCTCTCAAGACGCTCGACAAACGCTCGCTCGAAGCTGCCGCGCATTGA
- a CDS encoding sensor histidine kinase — MALTFFRITESNVLRVLALGFVLVMTLLGAAGLIAVRQSQRIRASVAQLARDQLLIARLVHDVQMEENAMTEVLHQLAQFQPKPPDHAALLRDLDESDKQLARLSSEARAAAGEALWRDLEASVKAFTHEAHRVLETGAAMPRENLESLFKHHDHVVDLVNKLVQASSDRLAAAEREIEQQSQELGDDAALLLGSSFVLAAICALLTVGFTRKSLHRIRWQSDELNRVSWHMLQTQEETARRFSHELHDELGQSLAAVRSNLTKGATRDFDSLRADCLHLVDESIANVRELSQLLRPVILDDFGLDAGLRWLTEKFGQRVRVGVEYESRLAQRLHSDTETHLFRIAQEALTNIARHSQATKVLITLEAEVAIVRLTIQDNGLGLSPDRQESPASLGLIGMQARARECGGTLDLQPVQPNGLRIVVEVPLRLAAPEA; from the coding sequence ATGGCCCTCACCTTTTTCCGTATCACCGAGAGCAATGTGTTGCGCGTGCTGGCGCTGGGATTTGTGCTGGTGATGACGCTGCTGGGTGCGGCGGGCCTCATCGCCGTGCGGCAGAGTCAGCGCATTCGTGCGAGCGTGGCGCAGCTCGCCCGTGATCAGCTTCTCATCGCACGCCTCGTGCATGACGTGCAGATGGAGGAGAATGCGATGACCGAGGTGCTGCATCAGCTCGCCCAGTTCCAGCCGAAGCCGCCGGATCACGCGGCACTGCTGCGGGATCTCGATGAGAGCGACAAACAGCTCGCACGTCTCTCCAGTGAGGCACGCGCGGCGGCGGGTGAGGCGCTGTGGCGGGATCTTGAGGCGAGCGTCAAAGCCTTCACTCACGAGGCGCACCGCGTGCTGGAAACAGGTGCCGCCATGCCGCGGGAAAATCTGGAGTCGCTCTTCAAGCATCACGATCATGTGGTGGATCTGGTCAACAAGCTCGTCCAGGCCAGTTCCGACCGCCTTGCGGCTGCGGAGCGTGAGATCGAACAGCAATCACAGGAACTGGGTGATGATGCGGCGCTGCTGCTGGGCTCCAGCTTCGTTCTCGCGGCGATTTGCGCGTTGTTGACGGTTGGATTCACGCGCAAAAGCCTCCACCGCATCCGCTGGCAGTCTGACGAGCTGAACCGAGTCTCCTGGCACATGCTGCAAACGCAGGAGGAGACGGCACGCCGCTTTTCCCATGAGTTGCACGACGAGCTGGGCCAGTCGCTGGCTGCCGTGCGATCAAACCTGACCAAAGGAGCCACGCGGGACTTTGATTCTCTACGCGCTGACTGCCTGCACCTGGTGGATGAATCCATCGCGAACGTGCGTGAGCTGTCACAACTGCTGCGGCCGGTGATTCTTGATGATTTCGGCCTGGATGCCGGCCTGCGCTGGTTGACCGAGAAATTTGGCCAGCGTGTGCGAGTGGGAGTCGAATATGAGTCCCGGCTGGCGCAGCGCCTGCACAGTGACACGGAGACGCATCTCTTCCGCATCGCCCAGGAGGCACTGACAAACATCGCGCGTCACTCTCAAGCCACCAAAGTGCTCATCACGCTCGAAGCGGAGGTGGCGATTGTGCGCCTGACGATTCAGGACAATGGGCTTGGCCTTTCGCCCGACCGGCAGGAGTCCCCGGCCAGTCTGGGCCTCATCGGCATGCAGGCGCGCGCACGTGAATGCGGCGGCACGCTCGATCTCCAGCCCGTGCAGCCGAATGGGCTGCGCATCGTCGTGGAAGTGCCGCTGCGGCTGGCAGCGCCAGAGGCATAG